A single Elaeis guineensis isolate ETL-2024a chromosome 15, EG11, whole genome shotgun sequence DNA region contains:
- the LOC105058210 gene encoding uncharacterized protein → MLLSELSSSHLRRQGSKTLLAYLHRRRLGVLLSFSSSSVTTATAAAAVKGSSPGPQFMLEYLITSCGLSPSEAAKASKHLRRIESPQRPNSVLGFFKSEGFDDADIKKIVSRHPRCLGFDVEKTLAPKFRALRDLGFSRSDLPPLVLSNPSVLNFRLHRTLLPRIELWRNLFGSMELLKKFLKRKNWFLGCSIEKKILPNLSLLRDYGIPDMGISLMMKRHPSLIVRRPDSLRHLVGRVEELGVRPHSGMFAWVLQTLHTFSKARFAAKMELMRSFGWSESEFLTAFSKAPVILTVSKKVMQRKMEFLVKEAGCTPSYVARYPVLLMYSLDKRLVPRYRAMEILKSKGLHAMKCQLYGIMCVSEKDFFEKFILCHKEKVPELHEIFTAGCKKAAS, encoded by the coding sequence ATGCTGCTTTCCGAGCTCTCGTCCTCTCACCTCCGCCGTCAAGGCTCCAAAACCCTCCTCGCCTACCTCCACCGCCGCCGCCTCGgagttcttctctccttctcctcctcctccgtcaCCACCGCCACCGCCGCCGCTGCCGTTAAGGGCTCATCTCCCGGACCCCAGTTCATGTTGGAGTACCTCATCACGTCCTGTGGCCTCTCCCCGTCCGAGGCTGCCAAGGCCTCCAAGCACCTCCGTCGCATCGAATCCCCTCAACGGCCGAACTCCGTCCTTGGTTTCTTCAAAAGCGAGGGTTTTGACGACGCCGACATAAAAAAGATCGTATCTCGTCATCCCAGATGTCTCGGCTTCGACGTGGAGAAGACCCTGGCCCCAAAGTTCAGAGCTTTACGAGATCTCGGCTTCTCACGGTCCGATCTCCCCCCCCTCGTCCTCTCCAATCCTTCCGTCCTCAACTTTAGGTTACACCGCACCCTCCTTCCTAGGATTGAGCTTTGGAGGAATCTTTTCGGCTCCATGGAGCTCCTGAAGAAATTTCTCAAGAGGAAGAATTGGTTTCTGggttgcagcatcgagaagaagATCCTTCCCAACCTCTCACTCCTGCGGGACTACGGCATTCCAGACATGGGAATCTCTCTTATGATGAAGCGACACCCATCACTCATTGTCCGGAGGCCAGATTCACTCCGGCATTTAGTCGGTCGCGTCGAGGAGCTGGGCGTACGACCCCATTCGGGGATGTTCGCCTGGGTCCTTCAAACACTCCACACATTCAGCAAAGCTAGATTCGCGGCCAAGATGGAGCTCATGAGGAGCTTTGGGTGGTCGGAGTCAGAGTTCCTGACGGCATTCTCTAAGGCGCCTGTCATCTTGACTGTATCCAAGAAGGTGATGCAGAGAAAGATGGAATTTTTGGTGAAGGAAGCTGGGTGCACGCCCTCCTATGTCGCTCGCTACCCAGTGCTTCTGATGTATAGCTTGGATAAGAGATTGGTTCCTAGGTACCGAGCCATGGAGATTTTGAAGTCAAAAGGCTTGCACGCTATGAAATGCCAACTGTACGGGATCATGTGTGTCTCAGAGAaggatttttttgagaaattcaTTCTCTGCCACAAAGAGAAAGTGCCCGAACTGCATGAAATTTTTACTGCAGGCTGCAAAAAGGCTGCCTCCTAA